In the Nitrospirota bacterium genome, GGGCGCATCAGCGCCGAGGAGGCGCTCGTCTATCGCGTGTACGTAATGTTCGGCGACGAGCGCCTGCCGACAGAGTACGACGGCGCACCCGATCCGCAAGCCGGCGTCTCGCTTCGGCTCTTGTCCGAACAGCTGCCCACGCTGTCGCAGGCGACTCAGGACATCCTGCGACCGTTCTTCATCCCGCCGATCTACCCCGAAAGCTGGTTTGGTCGGCAGCTCGGGCTGGCGACCGCGGAGGCCGTGCAGGCCGCGCAGACCGTGCAGACCGTGCAGGCCGTGCAGGCGGGCTCGCCGACGCTGTGCTCGGCGGAGGTTGTGACGGCGTTCATCCAGGCCGGTTTGCTGGTGCGCCGGACCACTGCGCACTACAACCTATACGCGTCCGTCAGCCAGTTCGGCAATGAAGACGCACTGCTCGACTACGGCGCGTCGGTGATTGAGCAGATCGACGCGGCACTGACGGGCCTGCTGCAGCGTCACGCGCAGAGCGATGCCGCGGAAGCCTGCAACGGCGGCGATGGTGCAGTCGACATCTATCTCACTGACGGACTTCTCGCCGCGGAGTTCGGCGCTACAGTGGCTTACCCTGACCGCTGCGAGAATACTCCAGCGTATATCCTGCTCAACAAGCTCCCGCTATCGATTGCATTTAACGCCGACAAGGCATTGAGCCAAAGGTGGCTGCGCACCGTACTCACGCACGAAGTGACGCACACGATCCAGTTCGGCATGGATCGGGCCGCCGCCTGCGCCGACTATGACTGGATCGACGAGGGGACCGCGCAGTGGGCGCCCGACCACGTGTTTCCGGCCGACAACGAAGAAGACGGGTTCAAGAAACTGAGCACGACCCACCGCAGCGGCGATTACTTCATCAACTACCTAAAGGGCGGCCACCGCGAGTCGATCGAAAAGACGAACGGCTACTCGACCTACATCTACTTCCAGTTCATCGCGCGCAAGTACGGCGCGGCGGCGGTCAAGGCGCTGTTCGATGTCTGGGCAAGCAGCGGCAGCGTCGACTCGCTCGACGCGGCCTTGAAGGCGGTCGGCGGCAATCTCAGGGACGCCTGGCCGGAGTTCGGCAAGGCGTTGTGGAACGACGTGCGCGACAACGTGCTGACCGACCTGCGCGGCTGGGACGGCTACGACTACGGCATGGCCAACGTCGCGCAGGCGAACCCCACCACGCTTGCCGGCGGGCGCACGACGCTCGCCCTGCTGAGCGCCAACGGCGGCAAGCTCGCGCCGCGCAGCCTGGCGTACGAGCGGCTCACGTTCCCCGATGAAGTGAGCCCGGTGCTGCTGTCGAACCCGCTCGGCCTGCTGCCGCAAGCCCAGCACTTAAAGCTCACCGCGCTGAAGAAGATCGGCGGCCAGTGGCGCACGCCGGAGGATTGGACAGCGGACGCCGACAAGTACTTCTGCCGCGACAAGGTGGGAGAGCGGCTCGAAGAGCTGGTGCTGATCGTCAGCAACAGCGACCCCGATCCGAACGCCGCGCCGGTGACCTTGCCGACTAACACGCCGTTTGAGTTGAGCGCGTCGAACGTCGGCTGCTGGAAGTGGCAGGGCAGCGCCACACGACAGATCATCAGCGACGACGGC is a window encoding:
- a CDS encoding Ig-like domain-containing protein gives rise to the protein MTMNRWIRMLGVGSLCLLSACGDGSSDAPLSAPPSQPPEPTPVSPPPPSALPFKVMPPRVSLAVDGQGALAAIGAISTVTWTSSDPTVAWVDANGVVMAVARGSATITATDGTRSSSATVKVWQTAGPNPDASTESLIAAALAAGRISAEEALVYRVYVMFGDERLPTEYDGAPDPQAGVSLRLLSEQLPTLSQATQDILRPFFIPPIYPESWFGRQLGLATAEAVQAAQTVQTVQAVQAGSPTLCSAEVVTAFIQAGLLVRRTTAHYNLYASVSQFGNEDALLDYGASVIEQIDAALTGLLQRHAQSDAAEACNGGDGAVDIYLTDGLLAAEFGATVAYPDRCENTPAYILLNKLPLSIAFNADKALSQRWLRTVLTHEVTHTIQFGMDRAAACADYDWIDEGTAQWAPDHVFPADNEEDGFKKLSTTHRSGDYFINYLKGGHRESIEKTNGYSTYIYFQFIARKYGAAAVKALFDVWASSGSVDSLDAALKAVGGNLRDAWPEFGKALWNDVRDNVLTDLRGWDGYDYGMANVAQANPTTLAGGRTTLALLSANGGKLAPRSLAYERLTFPDEVSPVLLSNPLGLLPQAQHLKLTALKKIGGQWRTPEDWTADADKYFCRDKVGERLEELVLIVSNSDPDPNAAPVTLPTNTPFELSASNVGCWKWQGSATRQIISDDGVQSSEYTARGTDLVFEPQGDTAAGGVLFLAPIAGSANGLSTLRSTIPPCTTTITGPTTTVSATDGALIFNLDLKTSAATPDRRVGTLVGTTFIDSTQVATCNGQTTTTPAPGTGWQWLLYPVTTNPLDVSPDGKTIAANFTQTATNTRTVHNFSYTAMRE